One Plasmodium berghei ANKA genome assembly, chromosome: 13 genomic region harbors:
- a CDS encoding lactate dehydrogenase, putative: protein MISVKHPKISILGASDIGCTLAHMICEKNLGDVVLHDFRKDLSKGRALDILHTRPINRSKINILGTSDITDIKDSLVVVVTIEVSEREFAEFDEEDIEKQVYTSNVKLLKDVSKAIKKHCPHAFVVVTTNPVDCMAKVLQDYANIPSHKICGMAGVLHSARLRHNLAEKLRVNPGDVQGFVIGAHGDKMVPLPRYCCVNGIPLCDFTKKGAITEKEISKIVEKTKNTSLELLDLMPEGSVCFAPSSAIVEIIEAYLKDLKRVLVCSIHLNGQYGHKGVFAGVPVVIGGKGIEKVIELDLNTQEKELFDDSLKHISYLFDNYKHESAIEEEPKPN, encoded by the exons ATGATTTCTGTTAAACATCCTAAAATTAGCATCCTAGGTGCTAGCGACATCGGATGCACTTTGGCCCATATGATATGCGAAAAAAATTTGGGGGATGTGGTTTTACACGATTTTAGAAAAG ATTTATCAAAAGGACGAGCTCTGGATATTTTACACACAAGGCCTATAAACAgatcaaaaataaatatattaggaACAAGTGATATTACAGATATTAAAGATTCGTTGGTTGTAGTAGTGACAATAGAAGTATCTGAACGAGAGTTCGCAGAGTTTGACGAAGAAGATATAGAAAAACAAGTATATACTTCAAAtgttaaattattaaaagatGTTTCAAAAGCAATTAAAAAGCATTGCCCTCATGCATTTGTAGTAGTTACTACTAATCCAGTTGATTGCATGGCTAAAGTTTTACAAGATTATGCAAACATACCCTCTCATAAAATATGCGGTATGGCTGGGGTATTACACAGTGCGCGTCTAAGACATAATTTGGCAGAAAAATTAaga gTAAATCCTGGTGATGTTCAAGGGTTTGTAATTGGAGCACATGGAGATAAAATGGTTCCATTACCACGATATTGTTGTGTTAATGGAATTCCATTATGtgattttacaaaaaaaggTGCAATTAccgaaaaagaaataagtaaaattgttgaaaaaacaaaaaacacAAGTCTAGAACTATTAGATTTAATGCCTGAAGGATCAGTATGTTTTGCTCCTTCTTCAGCTATTGTTGAAATTATTGAAGCTTATTTAAAAGATTTAAAAAGAGTTCTTGTATGTTCAATTCATCTTAACGGTCAATATGGCCACAAGGGCGTTTTCGCAGGTGTCCCTGTTGTCATTGGAGGGAAGGGGATTGAAAAAGTTATAGAACTCGATTTAAATACGCAAGAAAAGGAACTTTTTGATGATTCCTTAAAACATATTAGCTATTTATTCGACAATTATAAGCATGAATCCGCTATAGAGGAAGAACCAAAGCCAAATTAA
- a CDS encoding L-lactate dehydrogenase, whose translation MAPKAKIVLVGSGMIGGVMATLIVQKNLGDVVMFDIVKNMPHGKALDTSHTNVMAYSNCKVSGSNTYDDLKDADVVIVTAGFTKAPGKSDKEWNRDDLLPLNNKIMIEIGGHIKNNCPNAFIIVVTNPVDVMVQLLHQHSGVPKNKIVGLGGVLDTSRLKYYISQKLNVCPRDVNAHIVGAHGNKMVLLKRYITVGGIPLQEFINNKKITDQELDAIFDRTINTALEIVNLHASPYVAPAAAIIEMAESYIRDLRKVLICSTLLEGQYGHKDIFAGTPLVIGGNGVEQVIELQLNADEKKKFDEAVAETSRMKALI comes from the coding sequence atggcACCAAAAGCAAAAATAGTACTTGTCGGATCTGGTATGATTGGAGGTGTTATGGCCACCTTAATTGTTCAGAAAAATTTAGGAGATGTTGTTATGTTTgatattgtaaaaaatatgcccCATGGAAAGGCTTTAGATACTTCTCACACAAATGTAATGGCATATTCAAATTGTAAAGTATCAGGATCAAACACTTATGATGATCTTAAAGATGCAGATGTTGTAATTGTTACAGCTGGATTTACAAAAGCCCCAGGAAAAAGTGACAAAGAATGGAATAGAGATGACTTATTACCactaaataataaaattatgattgAAATTGGTGgtcatattaaaaataactgTCCAAAtgcatttattattgtagTAACAAACCCAGTTGATGTTATGGTTCAATTATTACATCAACATTCTGGTGTCCCAAAAAACAAGATTGTTGGATTAGGTGGTGTTTTAGATACATCTAGACTTAAATATTACATTTCTCAAAAACTAAATGTATGCCCAAGAGATGTAAATGCTCATATTGTTGGTGCTCatggaaataaaatggttttattaaaaagatatataacTGTTGGTGGTATTCCACTTCAAGaatttattaacaataaaaaaataactgaTCAAGAACTTGATGCTATATTTGATAGAACTATCAATACCGCTTTAGAAATTGTTAATTTACATGCATCTCCATATGTTGCACCCGCTGCTGCTATTATTGAAATGGCTGAATCATATATTAGAGATTTAAGAAAAGTTTTAATATGCTCTACCTTATTAGAAGGTCAATATGGACACAAAGACATTTTCGCTGGCACTCCTCTTGTTATTGGTGGTAATGGTGTAGAACAAGTAATTGAATTACAATTAAATGCAGATgagaaaaagaaatttgACGAAGCTGTTGCTGAAACTAGCAGAATGAAGGCTCTTATTTAA
- a CDS encoding U6 snRNA-associated Sm-like protein LSm6, putative, with protein sequence MSSNSPKYFVQSLKGRTVIVRLNNGADYKGILACLDERMNVTLEQTEEYFDGELIEKYNDAFIRGNNVFYIRAIDDE encoded by the coding sequence atgaGTTCCAATTCTCCGAAATATTTCGTTCAAAGCTTAAAAGGACGAACTGTAATAGTAAGACTAAATAACGGAGCAGATTATAAAGGCATATTAGCATGCTTAGATGAGCGTATGAATGTTACATTAGAACAAACTGAAGAATATTTTGATGGCGAActaattgaaaaatataacgaCGCTTTTATTAGAGGAAAcaatgttttttatataagaGCAATTGATGATGAATAA
- a CDS encoding mitochondrial fission 1 protein, putative — MDSPELLKIELQRLKNDYENELSIDHVMPKTQFDYACLLICSSDLKNIKLAASLLHELLLINYNRIDCLYQLAIAHIKLRDYKKAKNYLNALLKIDARNNNALALKSLLFDMISSDGLIGGLLVALTLCGVYLSFKSFKYF; from the exons atggacaGTCCAGAGTTACTTAAAATTGAGCTTCAaagattaaaaaatgacTATGAAAAT GAACTGTCTATAGATCACGTAATGCCCAAAACACAATTTGATTATGCTTGCTTATTAATATGCTCATcagatttaaaaaatataaaacttgCAGCATCATTACTACATGAACTATTacttataaattataatcgTATTGATTGCTTATATCAATTAGCTATAGCCCATATAAAGTTAAGAGATTATAAAAAggcaaaaaattatttaaatgctttattaaaaatagatgcacgaaataataatgcacTAGCATTAAAaagtttattatttgatatgATATCATCAGATGGACTTATAGGAGGGTTGTTAGTTGCTCTTACTTTATGTGGTGTTTATTTGTCTTTTAAgtcttttaaatatttttaa
- a CDS encoding phosphoribosylpyrophosphate synthetase, putative, which yields MNYSAFKGYASNWLNRKSILMKKGNGSKIALIASSGIGMYILSNEENRKELRSRCNNIKKCIDNMVYQYNNKNKIFFENLVLCDNNNSNKGFRNPLWRSEEKRPIDKMENAIIFSGSSNPLLSKKITDHLSTTLGKVNLKRFADGEVSMQFLDSIRGKDVYIIQPTCPPVNENLIELLLMISTCRRASAKKITAVIPYYGYARQDRKLSSRVPISAADVARMIEAMGVDRVVAIDLHSGQIQGFFGPRVPVDNLEAQLIGLDYFTKKNLYKPVIVSPDAGGVYRARKFQDGLNYRGMSDCGIAMLIKQRNKPNEIEKMDLVGNVYDSDVIIVDDMIDTSGTLCEAAKQLKKHGARRVFAFATHGLFSGPAIDRIENSPLEEVVVTDTVKSNKNIDNCKKITKLSVSVLVADAIRRIQQKESLNDLFSMKG from the coding sequence ATGAATTATTCCGCGTTTAAAGGATATGCATCTAACTGGTTAAATAGAAAAAGTattttgatgaaaaaaGGAAATGGATCTAAAATCGCATTAATAGCAAGTAGTGGAATTGGAATGTACATTTTAtcaaatgaagaaaatagaAAAGAATTAAGATCACgttgtaataatataaaaaaatgtatagaTAATATGGTTtatcaatataataataagaataaaatattttttgaaaatttagTGCTttgtgataataataattcaaataaagGCTTTCGAAATCCATTATGGAGATCAGAAGAAAAAAGGCCAATTgataaaatggaaaatgCAATTATATTTAGTGGATCATCTAATCCATTAttaagtaaaaaaataacagaTCATTTAAGTACTACATTAGGTAAAGTTAATTTAAAACGATTTGCAGATGGGGAAGTATCAATGCAATTTCTAGACAGTATACGAGGTAAagatgtatatattatacaacCTACATGCCCACCAGTTAATGAAAATCTtattgaattattattaatgatTTCTACATGCCGAAGAGCATCagctaaaaaaataacagcTGTTATACCTTATTATGGTTATGCACGACAAGATAGAAAATTAAGTTCAAGAGTTCCTATATCTGCTGCTGATGTTGCAAGGATGATAGAAGCCATGGGTGTTGATCGAGTTGTAGCTATTGATTTACATTCGGGGCAAATTCAAGGCTTTTTTGGCCCAAGAGTTCCAGTTGACAATTTAGAAGCACAATTAATAGGGTTAgattattttacaaaaaaaaatttatataagcCTGTTATTGTTTCTCCAGATGCGGGTGGAGTATATAGAGCAAGAAAATTCCAAGATGGATTAAATTATCGAGGAATGAGTGATTGTGGAATTGCTATGCTTATCAAACAACGTAATAAACCAAatgaaattgaaaaaatggaTTTAGTAGGAAATGTATATGATTCAGATGTCATTATTGTTGATGATATGATTGACACATCTGGTACATTATGTGAGGCAGcaaaacaattaaaaaaacacgGAGCTAGAAGAGTATTTGCATTTGCTACACATGGTCTATTTTCAGGACCAGCTATTGATCGAATCGAAAATTCGCCATTAGAAGAAGTAGTTGTTACAGATACTGTTAAgtctaataaaaatattgataactgtaaaaaaattactaaATTAAGTGTTTCAGTTTTAGTTGCAGATGCTATTAGAAGAATACAACAGAAAGAATCGCTTAACGACTTGTTTAGTATGAAAGGATAA